From Paenibacillus sp. V4I7, one genomic window encodes:
- a CDS encoding DM13 domain-containing protein → MRKLQKTLKITAVGFGVALLVVGWWLLKPLFIDKEVNEALPIASQIEQGIEKTADKDKETGDLENKTPTMAVADMETANQTAAMFEGAFVDGEPGHHAKGKVVTFVNGDTTILRLEDLDATNGPDLYVFLAKPGSKTGEGINLGKLKGNIGNQNYELPQDTDLSVYSKVVIYCKQFSVDFGYSDLKKS, encoded by the coding sequence ATGAGAAAGCTGCAGAAGACTTTGAAAATTACGGCAGTTGGTTTCGGTGTCGCTCTGCTGGTTGTAGGATGGTGGCTTCTGAAGCCTTTGTTTATTGATAAGGAAGTTAATGAAGCCTTGCCCATCGCATCCCAAATCGAGCAAGGCATCGAAAAGACAGCTGATAAGGACAAAGAAACCGGCGATTTGGAGAACAAAACTCCGACCATGGCAGTTGCGGATATGGAGACAGCTAATCAGACTGCTGCCATGTTTGAAGGAGCCTTTGTCGATGGGGAGCCAGGGCACCATGCGAAGGGGAAAGTCGTTACGTTCGTTAATGGGGATACGACGATTCTTCGTCTAGAAGATCTGGATGCGACCAATGGACCGGATTTGTACGTATTCTTGGCGAAGCCTGGAAGTAAAACAGGTGAAGGCATTAACCTGGGTAAACTGAAAGGCAACATTGGAAATCAGAACTATGAGCTTCCACAGGATACAGACCTTAGCGTCTATAGTAAGGTTGTTATCTATTGCAAGCAATTTAGTGTGGATTTTGGCTATTCTGACCTTAAGAAAAGCTAG
- a CDS encoding winged helix DNA-binding domain-containing protein — protein sequence MSLINSSDEGCAKTDIPKPAMTGCASQILSQRALNRALLARQLLLERSDMPIFQAVQHLIGLQAQAPNPPYVALWTRLQNFGHEELSQLIMDRSIVRIALMRSTIHLVTAEDCLTLRPALQSVQDRALKGTFGKKLAELDLDALAAAGRALLEARPLTFSELGKCLQAQWPQRDATALAQAVRCSLPLVQVPPRGIWGASGQAAHTTAEAWLGRPLAQGQDPEAMLLRYLAAFGPASVKDMQVWSGLTRLREVIERLRPSLLSFRDEQGNELFDLPDAPRPDPATPAPPRFLSEFDNMLLSYDDRTRIMRDEDKHLVFTDNGIIRATLIVDGFVRGIWSITQKRKSAILTINLFEPLSQVEHAAVAEEAEQLFDFIAPDANTRDILFTNQKK from the coding sequence ATGTCGTTAATTAATTCTTCAGACGAGGGCTGCGCTAAAACGGACATTCCTAAACCAGCCATGACCGGCTGTGCTAGCCAAATCCTCAGTCAGCGTGCCTTAAACCGAGCACTATTAGCTCGGCAATTGCTCCTCGAGCGCTCGGACATGCCCATCTTCCAGGCTGTCCAGCACCTCATCGGCCTGCAGGCGCAAGCTCCTAACCCACCCTACGTGGCGTTGTGGACTAGACTGCAGAACTTTGGCCATGAGGAGCTATCTCAGCTCATCATGGACAGAAGCATCGTGCGCATCGCCCTCATGCGCTCGACGATCCACCTCGTCACGGCCGAAGACTGCCTGACGCTGCGCCCCGCCCTGCAGTCCGTGCAGGACCGCGCCTTAAAGGGCACGTTCGGCAAGAAGCTTGCCGAACTGGATCTAGACGCACTCGCCGCCGCCGGGCGAGCGCTTCTTGAGGCGCGGCCGCTCACCTTCAGTGAGCTCGGCAAGTGCCTCCAAGCCCAGTGGCCGCAGCGCGATGCCACGGCTCTGGCTCAAGCGGTGCGCTGCAGCCTACCGCTTGTCCAGGTGCCGCCCCGCGGCATCTGGGGCGCCAGCGGGCAGGCCGCCCACACCACGGCGGAGGCTTGGCTCGGCCGCCCGCTGGCACAAGGGCAAGACCCCGAAGCCATGCTGCTGCGCTACCTAGCGGCCTTCGGACCTGCATCCGTCAAGGATATGCAGGTCTGGTCCGGGCTTACTCGGCTGCGCGAGGTGATCGAGCGGCTGCGCCCCAGCTTACTTTCTTTTCGCGACGAGCAAGGAAACGAGCTGTTCGATCTGCCGGACGCACCTCGGCCAGACCCTGCTACCCCAGCTCCGCCACGATTCCTATCGGAGTTCGACAATATGCTCCTGTCCTACGACGATCGCACCCGCATCATGCGTGATGAAGATAAGCATCTGGTGTTTACGGACAATGGCATCATCCGAGCCACGCTGATTGTCGATGGTTTTGTTCGCGGTATATGGTCCATCACGCAGAAACGCAAATCGGCTATTTTGACCATCAACTTATTCGAGCCATTATCCCAGGTTGAACACGCAGCGGTTGCCGAGGAAGCGGAACAGTTGTTTGATTTCATCGCACCTGATGCCAATACGCGAGATATTCTCTTTACTAATCAAAAAAAATAA
- a CDS encoding DUF72 domain-containing protein: protein MINIGLAGWGDHELGGSKGKLREYGAHFPVVEVDTSFYAIQPERNYIKWNQETPERFGFIIKAYQGMTGHLRGESPFAGGIEQMFEVFLQSIQPVQEAGKLKAVLFQYPPWFDCNKTNVDVLRDAKEKMGDVPVALEFRHQSWFTEEMREKTLTFMRREGWMHSICDEPQAGIGSVPTVLEVTHPKMTMVRFHGRNVGGWVQNNEANWRDVRYLYHYNQQELLEWKAWLLELQEHTREICVIFNNNSGGHAAGNAKELMGLLGLEYEGLGPRQLDLF, encoded by the coding sequence ATGATCAACATCGGTTTAGCCGGATGGGGCGACCATGAGTTAGGCGGCAGCAAAGGGAAGCTGCGGGAGTATGGCGCACACTTTCCGGTTGTGGAAGTTGATACTTCTTTTTACGCAATCCAACCTGAGCGTAATTATATAAAATGGAACCAAGAGACACCAGAACGCTTTGGTTTCATTATTAAAGCTTACCAAGGGATGACGGGTCACCTGAGGGGAGAGAGTCCTTTTGCTGGTGGGATAGAGCAGATGTTTGAGGTGTTCCTACAGTCGATCCAACCTGTTCAAGAAGCGGGGAAGCTTAAAGCTGTTCTGTTTCAGTACCCGCCATGGTTTGATTGTAACAAGACGAATGTAGATGTGCTGCGTGATGCTAAAGAGAAGATGGGCGATGTACCCGTAGCGCTGGAATTCCGCCATCAGAGCTGGTTTACGGAGGAAATGCGCGAAAAGACGCTCACCTTTATGCGGCGAGAGGGTTGGATGCACAGCATCTGTGACGAGCCGCAGGCAGGGATTGGTTCGGTGCCGACAGTGCTGGAGGTTACACACCCCAAGATGACGATGGTTCGATTCCACGGCCGCAATGTTGGAGGTTGGGTGCAAAACAACGAAGCGAATTGGCGCGACGTACGGTACTTATACCATTACAATCAGCAGGAGCTGTTGGAGTGGAAGGCGTGGCTGCTAGAGCTCCAGGAGCACACGCGAGAGATATGCGTGATCTTCAATAACAATTCAGGCGGACATGCCGCAGGGAATGCGAAGGAATTGATGGGGTTGCTCGGTTTAGAATATGAAGGGCTGGGACCACGGCAGTTGGATTTGTTTTAG